One Corynebacterium efficiens YS-314 DNA segment encodes these proteins:
- the ftsY gene encoding signal recognition particle-docking protein FtsY codes for MDATFWIVGLVLLVILAIIIVLIVGKKRGESKTVSFEKPAEEEKKQLTQQEKSGNYQAQGGFNFAPAKPAEQKEPVLRDDQNLNQPQAQPAPKPEPETRDKQLWEPESTDRAREKDPTGVTPILPEPVPTAEPVRETDPVDIPEAPQAPEEIREEEVPSEPVIHGEPVAEPITEPAAETTPVAVPEPSEPEPTEPAAPAEPTPAAPTGKSVKWDGGDVDKHEVEPAAPAEPEAVPEELSVDAAAALAEAPEVPVEEPVVEEPAAPEEETPAESNLVQDEAVEAAEAAQVTAEFAEAAREQTPVPEVAPEPAPEPLDEIAPAAGRIGKLRGRLARSQNVFGKSVLGILTAGDLDEDAWEDIEAMLIKADLGATVTMRVVEELRDKIATHGVSSEAEARAMLRATLIDACRPDLDRSIRAMPYEGKPAVVLVVGVNGTGKTTTTGKLARVLVSMGHRVLLGAADTFRAAAADQLETWGRRVGATTVRGAEGADPASVAFDAVAKGVEQQADVVLIDTAGRLHTSTGLMDQLGKVKRVVEKKAPVDEVLLVLDATVGQNGMQQARIFRDVVDITGVVLTKLDGTAKGGIVFQVQEELGVPVKLVGLGEGADDLAPFEVEGFVDALLG; via the coding sequence ATGGATGCGACTTTTTGGATTGTAGGATTAGTACTCCTCGTCATACTGGCGATCATCATCGTGTTGATCGTGGGTAAGAAGCGGGGGGAATCAAAGACCGTTAGTTTTGAAAAACCGGCTGAGGAGGAGAAGAAACAGCTCACCCAGCAGGAGAAATCCGGTAACTACCAGGCGCAGGGCGGGTTCAACTTCGCCCCGGCGAAACCCGCTGAGCAGAAGGAGCCGGTGCTCCGCGATGATCAGAATCTGAACCAGCCCCAGGCCCAGCCAGCACCGAAGCCTGAACCGGAGACCCGGGACAAGCAGCTGTGGGAACCGGAGTCCACCGACCGGGCCCGGGAGAAGGATCCCACCGGTGTCACCCCGATCCTCCCGGAGCCTGTCCCCACGGCGGAGCCTGTCCGGGAAACCGACCCGGTGGACATTCCGGAAGCTCCGCAGGCACCTGAAGAGATCAGGGAAGAGGAGGTTCCCTCCGAGCCGGTGATCCACGGTGAGCCTGTCGCAGAACCCATTACGGAACCCGCCGCGGAGACCACCCCGGTGGCGGTACCTGAGCCGAGCGAACCTGAGCCGACCGAACCTGCAGCACCCGCGGAACCCACCCCGGCTGCCCCCACCGGAAAGTCGGTCAAGTGGGACGGGGGCGACGTCGACAAGCACGAGGTTGAGCCTGCCGCGCCAGCCGAACCGGAGGCGGTCCCCGAGGAGCTCTCCGTGGATGCCGCGGCTGCGCTGGCGGAGGCGCCCGAGGTGCCGGTGGAGGAACCGGTCGTGGAGGAGCCCGCTGCGCCGGAGGAGGAGACCCCGGCGGAGTCGAATCTGGTGCAGGATGAGGCCGTGGAGGCCGCCGAGGCTGCACAGGTCACCGCCGAGTTCGCCGAGGCTGCGCGTGAGCAGACCCCGGTCCCGGAGGTTGCCCCCGAGCCCGCGCCGGAACCACTGGATGAAATCGCACCGGCGGCCGGACGTATCGGCAAGCTGCGTGGCCGTCTGGCCCGCTCCCAGAATGTCTTCGGCAAGTCCGTGCTGGGTATTCTCACCGCCGGTGACCTGGATGAGGACGCGTGGGAGGACATCGAGGCCATGCTGATCAAGGCGGACCTCGGTGCCACTGTGACCATGCGGGTGGTTGAGGAACTGCGCGACAAGATCGCCACGCACGGTGTCTCCAGCGAGGCCGAGGCGCGTGCCATGCTGCGGGCCACGCTTATCGACGCCTGCCGCCCCGACCTCGACCGCTCCATCCGGGCCATGCCGTACGAGGGCAAGCCCGCGGTGGTCCTGGTCGTCGGCGTCAACGGCACCGGCAAGACCACCACCACCGGCAAGCTCGCCCGCGTCCTGGTGTCCATGGGACACAGGGTGCTGCTCGGTGCAGCCGATACCTTCCGTGCGGCCGCCGCCGACCAGCTCGAGACCTGGGGTCGCCGCGTCGGTGCCACCACCGTCCGTGGTGCCGAGGGTGCCGATCCGGCCTCCGTGGCCTTCGATGCCGTGGCCAAGGGTGTGGAACAGCAGGCCGATGTCGTGCTCATCGATACCGCCGGCCGTCTGCACACCTCCACCGGCCTCATGGACCAGCTGGGCAAGGTCAAGCGCGTTGTGGAGAAGAAGGCACCGGTGGATGAGGTGCTGCTGGTCCTCGATGCCACCGTCGGCCAGAACGGCATGCAGCAGGCCCGTATCTTCCGCGATGTCGTTGATATCACCGGCGTGGTGCTGACCAAGCTCGATGGCACCGCCAAGGGTGGCATCGTATTCCAGGTCCAGGAAGAGCTCGGTGTGCCGGTCAAGCTGGTCGGCCTCGGCGAGGGCGCGGATGATCTCGCCCCCTTCGAGGTGGAGGGTTTCGTGGACGCCCTGCTGGGATAA
- a CDS encoding YceD family protein: MKSPFVFDVAALLRGSGLPENVQQSGPSPTRIGPEMIAIPEGGHVDIDAHLIPLGGGISVQATIQAQLQGQCSRCLRELSSQTTLNVSEVFAVDDDFITGEAGDDEDELPQVHQDAVDLLQSVIDAAGLNLPFNPLCTELGFDSCDDSEVPAPDGTVDDEDDDGEGRVDPRWAGLEKFL; the protein is encoded by the coding sequence ATGAAATCTCCATTTGTATTTGATGTCGCAGCACTGCTGCGCGGTAGCGGTCTCCCGGAAAATGTCCAGCAGTCAGGGCCCAGCCCGACCCGCATCGGTCCTGAGATGATCGCCATTCCCGAGGGTGGCCACGTCGACATCGACGCCCACCTCATTCCGCTCGGCGGGGGTATTTCCGTCCAGGCAACCATCCAGGCTCAGCTGCAGGGACAGTGTTCACGCTGCCTGCGCGAGCTGTCCTCCCAGACCACCCTGAACGTGTCCGAGGTGTTCGCCGTCGATGATGATTTCATCACCGGTGAGGCCGGGGACGATGAGGATGAACTGCCCCAGGTCCATCAGGACGCGGTGGATCTGTTGCAGTCCGTCATCGACGCAGCCGGCCTGAACCTGCCGTTCAACCCGCTGTGCACGGAACTCGGTTTCGACTCCTGTGATGACAGTGAGGTCCCCGCACCGGACGGCACCGTCGACGATGAGGACGATGACGGTGAAGGTCGCGTCGACCCGCGATGGGCGGGACTGGAGAAGTTCCTGTGA
- the rnc gene encoding ribonuclease III: protein MSRKKTRVTGVDALAEAFDAVNHADLLERLGVDIDRDLLVLALTHRSFANENGMLPNNERLEFLGDAVLGLAVANRLYELYPSSPESDISKMRASIVSRYGLADIAREINLGEFILLGKGELLTEGRSKDSILADTTEALLGAIFRQHGYEVARDVVLTLFHHKINHASAKGIHQDWKTTLQEELAQRKKPMVEYQTTSVGPDHDLLFTAVVYLGDVEMGRGEGPNKKLAEQEAARQAFLKLREKRA from the coding sequence GTGAGCAGGAAGAAGACCCGGGTCACCGGGGTGGATGCCCTCGCTGAGGCATTCGATGCCGTGAACCATGCTGATCTCCTGGAACGCCTCGGGGTGGACATCGACCGGGACCTGCTGGTCCTGGCGCTGACCCACCGTTCCTTCGCCAATGAGAACGGGATGCTGCCGAACAATGAGCGACTGGAGTTCCTCGGTGATGCCGTGTTGGGCCTGGCTGTGGCCAACCGCTTGTACGAGCTCTATCCCAGCAGCCCGGAATCCGACATCTCCAAGATGAGGGCATCCATCGTCAGCCGGTACGGTCTGGCCGATATCGCCCGGGAGATCAACCTGGGTGAGTTCATTCTCCTGGGCAAGGGGGAGTTGCTCACCGAGGGCCGCAGCAAGGATTCCATCCTCGCCGACACCACGGAGGCATTGCTGGGCGCGATCTTCCGCCAGCACGGTTATGAGGTGGCACGGGATGTCGTGCTCACCTTGTTCCACCACAAGATCAACCACGCCTCGGCCAAGGGGATCCATCAGGACTGGAAGACCACCCTGCAGGAGGAACTCGCCCAGCGTAAAAAGCCGATGGTCGAGTACCAGACCACCTCCGTGGGGCCGGATCATGACCTGTTGTTCACCGCCGTGGTGTATCTCGGGGATGTGGAGATGGGTAGGGGTGAAGGCCCGAACAAGAAACTCGCCGAACAGGAGGCAGCCCGCCAGGCCTTCCTGAAACTCAGGGAGAAGCGTGCCTGA
- a CDS encoding ammonium transporter translates to MTADQIVATSGHAAWMLISASLVLLMTPALALFYGGMSRQKSVLNMMMMSFGTLGVVSVIYVLWGWSMSYGTQSWGGIVANPLEFFGLRNSITDAGGNYLEGASGYANIIDIGFQLTFAVISTALISGALAERVKFSTWLTFTALWSTFVYFPLAHMVWGGGLLAHGETGFAAWLFGVTDGEATIAPIDFAGGTVVHISAGTAALVLALIIGARRTFPMVAARPHNLPLVMLGAALLWFGWFGFNGGSAFAADGLAGLAWLNTTAATAAAILGWLATERLRDGHATSLGAASGVVAGLVTVTPAAGALTPLTALILGVIGGILACLGVGLKYRFGFDDSLDVVGVHLVAGLWGTVGVGLLATDAGWFTGGGMDGFRLFIIQIVIAVVAMIFAAVITAVIAYLLKATMGWRIDEDKEQHGIDTAEHGESAYDTAGPEIR, encoded by the coding sequence ATGACCGCTGATCAGATCGTGGCCACATCAGGCCACGCCGCCTGGATGCTCATATCCGCATCCCTCGTCCTGCTCATGACCCCGGCGCTCGCCCTGTTCTACGGAGGCATGTCCCGACAGAAATCCGTCCTCAACATGATGATGATGTCGTTCGGCACCCTCGGTGTCGTCTCCGTCATCTACGTGCTGTGGGGATGGTCGATGTCCTATGGCACCCAGTCCTGGGGTGGCATCGTGGCCAACCCACTGGAGTTCTTCGGCCTGCGCAACTCTATCACTGACGCCGGGGGAAACTACCTCGAGGGGGCCTCCGGATATGCGAACATCATCGACATCGGGTTCCAGCTCACCTTCGCGGTCATCTCCACCGCACTGATCTCGGGTGCGCTGGCAGAGCGCGTGAAGTTCTCCACCTGGCTCACCTTCACCGCCCTGTGGTCCACCTTCGTCTACTTCCCCCTGGCGCACATGGTCTGGGGTGGGGGACTGCTCGCCCACGGTGAGACAGGATTCGCCGCCTGGCTCTTCGGTGTCACCGACGGGGAGGCCACCATCGCGCCCATCGACTTCGCCGGTGGCACCGTGGTGCACATCTCCGCGGGTACCGCCGCACTGGTGCTGGCACTGATCATCGGTGCCCGCCGTACCTTCCCCATGGTGGCGGCACGTCCCCACAATCTCCCGCTGGTCATGCTCGGTGCCGCACTGCTGTGGTTCGGATGGTTCGGATTCAACGGCGGTTCCGCCTTCGCCGCCGATGGACTGGCCGGTCTGGCCTGGCTGAACACCACCGCCGCCACCGCGGCCGCGATACTCGGCTGGCTGGCCACCGAACGGCTGCGCGACGGACATGCCACCTCCCTCGGTGCCGCCTCCGGTGTGGTGGCAGGACTGGTCACCGTCACCCCGGCCGCAGGGGCCCTCACCCCGCTGACCGCGCTCATCCTCGGCGTGATCGGTGGCATCCTGGCCTGCCTGGGGGTGGGGCTGAAATACCGCTTCGGTTTCGATGACTCCCTCGATGTGGTCGGCGTGCACCTGGTCGCCGGCCTGTGGGGCACCGTCGGTGTGGGCCTGCTGGCCACAGATGCGGGCTGGTTCACCGGCGGGGGCATGGATGGTTTTAGACTCTTTATCATCCAGATCGTCATCGCGGTGGTGGCCATGATCTTCGCCGCCGTGATCACCGCGGTCATCGCCTACCTCCTCAAGGCGACCATGGGTTGGAGGATCGACGAGGACAAGGAGCAGCACGGGATCGACACCGCCGAACACGGTGAATCCGCCTACGACACCGCAGGGCCCGAGATTCGTTAG
- the smc gene encoding chromosome segregation protein SMC — MYLKSLTLKGFKSFASATTLKFEPGICAVVGPNGSGKSNVVDALAWVMGEGSAKTLRGGKMEDVIFAGAGDRKPLGRAEVTLTIDNSDGALPIDYTEVSVTRRMFRDGASEYEINGARARLMDIQELLSDSGIGREMHIMVGQGKLAEILESRPEERRAYIEEAAGVLKHRRRKEKAQRKLQGMQVNLDRLMDLTEELRRQLKPLARQAEAARRAATVQADLRDARFQIAGFEIVRLSEKLETSTDREKMIRDQVETAREALEEAAGTQAELELQLAGITPRAEQAQQLWFDLSSLAERVSATMRIAADRANSGVLDTAYTGPDPDDLLRRAEQADQDLEELEMQVEMAAERLDSIRQEVEDRAEAAREAEREHLAQVRAIADRREGVVRLLAAEESLRTRLQAADDEVERLGEQLAELAGRVLEVEGERRRAEQRHAEILAGRDPLDTAHTRARTEADMAEARLEELRGRRGELEREVSRLESRIDTLDHNRPRSSAEQVLDYPLLAQLVRPQDGVDKALAASLGAHAEALAGVVTGEVVDKLLDARVSRTVLVAATDEQGAWRLDAVLPAGATWLLDHVSLDATVTGPVTRLLADVVLVDDLPTAHTVIQDDPRLRAVTREGVIAGSGWIQLGTGTSTVEITAQIDDARRQLAEVSRALGDLAGTVEGARVAAEDTRIEAAARAAALRESDMALETITRDLDRLDRQHRAAGDERDRHAGRLTDAEHRRDQLRAELEEIVDRLARIEDDTDTTEPSTRDRDAASTALAQVRAMEMEARLALRTAEERAGQVRGRGDGLRRQAQQERQAKMRHEQAVAQHRRRIDLATTVQRGARDVAERVSVALARATEDRDACNQEKAAVTAQLARARDAVSAARHQLDRLHDNAHALELARSQAQVRMEEAVAKITEQLGVPVAELLRDYTPDEHFDENAQRARLKQAEKDLASLGKVNPLALEEFKALEERYEFLATQVRDVEQARADLRGVIEEVDARILQLFTDAWHDVEREFPKVFATLFPGGEGRLLLTDPDDLLTTGIEVEARPPGKKVKRLSLLSGGEKSLTALAMLVAIFRARPSPFYVMDEVEAALDDVNLRRLIALFEELRHDSQLIVITHQKPTMDVANVLYGVTMRGDGVTRVISQRMERAETTPPHTTEVATGPDPVAAVPG, encoded by the coding sequence ATGTATCTGAAATCGTTGACGCTCAAGGGGTTCAAGTCCTTCGCCTCCGCGACGACCCTGAAATTCGAACCCGGTATCTGCGCCGTGGTGGGTCCGAACGGTTCCGGCAAGTCCAATGTCGTGGATGCCCTGGCCTGGGTCATGGGGGAGGGGTCGGCCAAGACCCTGCGCGGCGGCAAGATGGAGGATGTCATCTTCGCCGGTGCGGGTGACCGGAAACCGCTGGGTCGCGCAGAGGTCACCCTCACCATCGACAATTCCGATGGTGCCCTGCCCATCGATTACACCGAGGTTTCCGTCACCCGGCGGATGTTCCGGGACGGTGCCAGTGAATATGAGATCAACGGTGCCCGTGCCCGGCTCATGGACATCCAGGAACTGTTGTCGGATTCCGGTATCGGCCGGGAGATGCACATCATGGTCGGGCAGGGGAAACTGGCCGAGATCCTGGAATCCCGCCCGGAGGAACGACGGGCCTATATCGAGGAGGCCGCCGGTGTGCTCAAGCACCGGCGCCGCAAGGAGAAGGCCCAGCGCAAACTCCAGGGCATGCAGGTCAACCTCGACCGTCTCATGGATCTCACGGAGGAGCTGCGCAGACAGCTCAAACCCCTGGCACGTCAGGCTGAGGCCGCGCGCCGGGCAGCCACCGTCCAGGCGGATCTGCGTGATGCGCGGTTCCAGATTGCCGGGTTTGAGATCGTCAGGCTCTCGGAGAAACTCGAGACCTCCACCGACCGCGAGAAGATGATCCGCGACCAGGTGGAGACCGCCCGGGAGGCACTCGAGGAGGCCGCCGGCACCCAGGCGGAGCTGGAGCTGCAGCTCGCCGGGATCACCCCGCGGGCGGAACAGGCCCAGCAGCTGTGGTTCGACCTGTCCTCCCTGGCGGAGCGGGTCTCGGCGACCATGCGTATCGCTGCGGACCGGGCCAATTCCGGGGTGTTGGACACCGCCTACACCGGCCCTGACCCCGATGACCTGCTGCGCCGAGCGGAACAGGCAGACCAGGATCTGGAGGAATTGGAGATGCAGGTGGAGATGGCCGCCGAGCGGCTGGACTCCATCCGCCAGGAGGTTGAGGACCGGGCGGAGGCGGCCCGGGAGGCCGAGCGTGAACACCTCGCCCAGGTCCGTGCGATCGCCGACCGTCGGGAAGGTGTTGTCCGTCTGCTGGCCGCCGAGGAGTCCCTGCGCACCCGGCTGCAGGCCGCCGATGATGAGGTGGAGCGTCTCGGTGAGCAGCTCGCGGAGCTTGCCGGGCGTGTCCTCGAGGTGGAGGGGGAACGCCGACGCGCGGAGCAGCGACACGCGGAAATCCTCGCCGGGCGTGATCCGCTGGACACCGCGCACACCCGGGCCCGCACGGAGGCCGACATGGCCGAGGCCCGTCTCGAGGAACTGCGCGGCCGGCGTGGTGAGCTGGAGCGGGAGGTGTCCCGCCTGGAGTCACGCATCGACACCCTCGATCACAACCGCCCCCGCTCATCAGCGGAGCAGGTGCTTGATTATCCGCTTCTGGCCCAGCTTGTGCGTCCACAGGATGGCGTCGACAAGGCTCTGGCTGCCTCGCTCGGGGCGCACGCCGAGGCGCTCGCCGGTGTGGTGACCGGGGAGGTCGTCGACAAGCTTCTCGACGCACGCGTGTCCCGCACCGTTCTTGTCGCCGCCACCGATGAACAGGGTGCGTGGCGTCTCGACGCGGTCCTGCCGGCCGGGGCCACCTGGCTGCTCGACCATGTGTCCCTGGACGCCACCGTCACCGGCCCGGTCACCCGTCTGCTCGCCGACGTGGTGCTTGTCGACGACCTACCCACCGCCCACACCGTCATCCAGGATGATCCACGCCTGCGTGCGGTGACCCGGGAGGGCGTGATCGCCGGCTCCGGGTGGATCCAGCTCGGCACCGGCACCTCGACGGTGGAGATCACCGCCCAGATCGATGACGCCCGCCGGCAGCTGGCTGAGGTGTCCCGTGCCCTGGGTGATCTCGCCGGCACCGTCGAGGGGGCGCGGGTCGCCGCGGAGGACACCCGCATCGAGGCTGCCGCGCGGGCCGCCGCCCTCCGGGAATCCGACATGGCGCTGGAGACCATCACCCGTGACCTCGACCGCCTGGACCGGCAGCACCGGGCGGCCGGGGACGAGCGTGACCGCCACGCGGGCAGACTCACCGACGCGGAGCACCGCCGGGACCAGCTGCGCGCGGAGTTGGAGGAGATCGTCGACCGGCTGGCCCGCATCGAGGATGACACCGACACGACAGAACCCTCCACCCGGGACCGCGATGCGGCCAGCACAGCACTGGCCCAGGTCAGAGCCATGGAGATGGAGGCACGCCTGGCCCTGCGCACCGCGGAGGAACGTGCCGGGCAGGTCCGGGGCAGAGGGGATGGTCTGCGTCGGCAGGCCCAGCAGGAACGCCAGGCGAAGATGCGACATGAGCAGGCCGTGGCCCAACACCGACGACGCATCGACCTGGCGACCACCGTCCAGCGCGGTGCCCGCGATGTCGCTGAACGTGTCTCCGTGGCCCTGGCCCGGGCCACGGAGGACCGGGATGCCTGCAACCAGGAGAAGGCGGCGGTGACCGCGCAGCTGGCCCGGGCCCGTGATGCAGTAAGCGCCGCGCGGCACCAGCTGGACCGCCTGCATGACAACGCCCATGCCCTGGAACTGGCCCGCTCCCAGGCCCAGGTGCGCATGGAGGAGGCCGTTGCCAAGATCACCGAACAACTGGGTGTGCCGGTGGCGGAGCTGCTGCGGGACTACACCCCCGATGAGCACTTTGATGAAAACGCCCAGCGGGCACGACTGAAACAGGCGGAGAAGGACCTCGCATCCCTGGGCAAGGTCAATCCCCTGGCGCTGGAGGAGTTCAAGGCACTGGAGGAACGTTATGAGTTCCTGGCCACCCAGGTGCGTGACGTGGAACAGGCCCGGGCCGACCTGCGAGGGGTCATCGAGGAGGTGGACGCCAGGATCCTCCAGTTGTTCACCGATGCCTGGCACGATGTCGAACGCGAATTCCCGAAGGTGTTCGCCACCCTCTTCCCGGGTGGTGAGGGCCGACTGCTGCTCACCGACCCCGATGATCTGCTGACCACCGGCATCGAGGTGGAGGCCCGGCCACCGGGGAAGAAGGTCAAACGGCTGTCGCTGCTCTCCGGTGGTGAGAAGTCCCTGACCGCCCTGGCCATGCTCGTGGCCATCTTCCGTGCCCGCCCCAGCCCGTTCTATGTCATGGACGAGGTGGAGGCCGCACTCGATGATGTGAACCTGCGGCGACTGATCGCCCTGTTCGAGGAACTGCGCCATGATTCACAACTCATTGTGATCACCCACCAGAAACCCACCATGGATGTGGCCAATGTCCTCTACGGCGTGACCATGCGTGGCGACGGTGTGACCCGGGTGATCAGTCAGCGCATGGAACGCGCGGAGACCACCCCACCCCACACCACGGAGGTGGCCACCGGCCCGGACCCCGTTGCCGCCGTACCCGGGTAG
- the mutM gene encoding bifunctional DNA-formamidopyrimidine glycosylase/DNA-(apurinic or apyrimidinic site) lyase gives MPELPEVEVVRRGLEEHMVGRTIVSAAVVHPRTARNQAGGGAEIEANLTGLRVGATNRRGKFLWLELDDVAQQAPSGLGLLVHLGMSGQMLVKSPDATLNPHLRARAELDDGNEVWFVDQRTFGYWWLGELVDGVPGRVSHIARDLLDDALDIPALAAVLKTKNTEIKRLLLNQEIVSGIGNIYADEMLWEAGIHPRQKASRISLTRLVALLEAGREVMTRALDQGGTSFDALYVNVNGASGYFSLSLNAYGQAGKPCARCGTPIARETFMNRGSHFCNRCQKVR, from the coding sequence GTGCCTGAACTACCGGAAGTTGAGGTGGTCCGCCGCGGTCTGGAGGAGCACATGGTGGGACGCACCATCGTCTCCGCCGCGGTGGTGCATCCGCGTACAGCCCGCAACCAGGCCGGCGGGGGCGCCGAGATCGAGGCCAATCTCACCGGCCTGAGGGTCGGTGCCACCAACCGGCGCGGGAAATTCCTGTGGCTGGAACTCGATGATGTTGCGCAGCAGGCACCCTCCGGTCTGGGGCTGCTCGTCCATCTGGGTATGAGTGGGCAGATGCTGGTCAAGTCCCCCGACGCAACCCTCAACCCGCATCTGCGGGCACGGGCGGAGCTTGACGACGGCAACGAGGTCTGGTTCGTCGACCAGCGCACCTTCGGGTACTGGTGGCTGGGGGAGCTTGTCGACGGGGTCCCCGGACGTGTCTCTCACATCGCCCGTGATCTCCTCGATGACGCCCTTGACATCCCGGCGCTCGCCGCGGTGCTCAAGACGAAGAACACCGAGATCAAACGTCTCCTGCTCAATCAGGAGATCGTCTCCGGCATCGGCAACATCTACGCCGATGAGATGTTGTGGGAGGCGGGTATCCACCCCCGGCAGAAGGCCAGCAGGATCTCCCTCACCCGTCTGGTGGCGCTGCTGGAGGCCGGGCGTGAGGTCATGACCCGCGCCCTGGACCAGGGCGGGACCAGCTTCGATGCGCTCTACGTCAATGTGAATGGCGCGTCCGGGTACTTCTCACTCTCGCTCAATGCCTATGGGCAGGCGGGTAAACCGTGTGCGCGGTGTGGGACCCCGATCGCCCGGGAGACCTTCATGAACCGGGGCAGCCACTTCTGCAATCGTTGTCAGAAAGTGCGCTGA
- a CDS encoding alanine/glycine:cation symporter family protein: MESILNAVAAVNDKLWLLVIVVLIGSGIWFCITTFLVQIRYIPDMFRAIVEKPSDISEGQKGISAFKAFTISAASRVGTGNVAGVAIAVAVGGPGAVFWMWTIAIIGGATSFVESTLAQVYKVRDKDSYRGGPAYYMTKALNWKWLAAIFAVLISVTYGFVFNAVQANSISAAVTNSFNADGMAGKWIVGVILAVLTAVVVFGGVQRIASVTQVIVPVMAVSYIVIGLIVVIINIAEVPAMVTSIVSHAFGLREFAGATLGAVIMQGVRRGLFSNEAGMGSVPNAAATASVSHPAKQGLIQSLGVYFDTLVVCSITAFIILLAEPDLYASEGGMELTQNALANSVGEWGIHFLTVVIIFLAFSSVIGNYYYGESNIEFLTNNRSYLQAFRVLVTLCVLGGAIGSVPLVWALADVFSGLMAITNLIAVVPLTGVALAVLRNYGRQRRAGLDPVFSRDDEEIRGLRGWDGMECWDGSDPLTVRKTTDEHAAN, translated from the coding sequence ATGGAATCCATACTCAACGCTGTTGCCGCAGTTAACGATAAACTCTGGCTGCTGGTCATTGTCGTCCTGATCGGATCGGGTATCTGGTTCTGCATCACCACATTCCTGGTGCAGATCAGATACATCCCGGACATGTTCAGGGCCATCGTCGAAAAGCCCTCGGATATCTCAGAGGGGCAGAAAGGTATCTCGGCCTTCAAGGCCTTCACCATCTCAGCGGCCTCGAGGGTGGGCACCGGTAACGTCGCCGGCGTGGCCATCGCCGTGGCCGTCGGTGGTCCGGGTGCTGTGTTCTGGATGTGGACGATTGCCATCATCGGCGGTGCCACCAGCTTCGTCGAATCAACTCTCGCGCAGGTGTACAAGGTTCGGGATAAGGATTCCTACCGTGGTGGCCCCGCCTACTATATGACCAAGGCCCTCAACTGGAAGTGGCTGGCTGCCATTTTCGCCGTGTTGATCTCTGTGACCTACGGTTTCGTGTTCAACGCCGTGCAGGCCAACTCCATCTCCGCAGCTGTAACAAACTCCTTCAACGCTGACGGTATGGCGGGCAAGTGGATCGTCGGTGTGATTCTCGCCGTTCTCACTGCGGTGGTCGTCTTCGGTGGTGTGCAGCGCATCGCCAGTGTCACCCAGGTCATTGTCCCGGTCATGGCGGTTTCCTACATCGTCATCGGCCTCATCGTGGTGATCATCAACATTGCCGAGGTGCCGGCGATGGTTACCTCAATTGTGTCCCACGCCTTCGGCCTGCGTGAATTCGCCGGTGCCACCCTCGGTGCGGTGATCATGCAGGGTGTCCGTCGTGGCCTGTTCTCCAATGAAGCGGGTATGGGCTCTGTCCCCAACGCCGCTGCCACGGCTTCTGTGTCCCACCCCGCCAAGCAGGGCCTGATCCAGTCCCTGGGTGTGTATTTCGATACCCTGGTGGTCTGTAGCATCACCGCCTTCATCATCCTGCTGGCAGAACCTGATCTGTATGCCTCCGAGGGGGGTATGGAACTGACCCAGAATGCCCTGGCCAACTCGGTGGGTGAGTGGGGCATCCACTTCCTCACCGTGGTGATCATCTTCCTGGCCTTCTCCTCGGTCATCGGTAACTACTACTACGGCGAGTCCAATATCGAATTCCTCACCAACAACCGCTCCTACCTGCAGGCCTTCCGTGTCCTGGTGACCCTCTGTGTCCTGGGTGGGGCCATCGGTTCGGTACCGCTGGTCTGGGCACTGGCCGATGTGTTCTCCGGTCTCATGGCCATCACCAACCTCATCGCGGTGGTGCCGCTGACGGGTGTGGCCCTGGCAGTGCTGCGCAACTACGGTCGCCAGCGCCGGGCCGGCCTGGATCCCGTGTTCAGCCGCGACGATGAGGAGATCAGGGGCCTGCGTGGCTGGGATGGTATGGAATGCTGGGATGGGTCCGATCCGCTGACCGTCAGGAAGACCACCGATGAGCATGCAGCCAACTGA
- a CDS encoding acylphosphatase: protein MSMQPTDHIRLTAFVHGHVQGVGFRWWTRSQALELGLAGSATNLDDGRVCVVAEGPEDRCRELLTRLGEQPSRHRRVGTVSTVIEQWSEPRGVEGFTER from the coding sequence ATGAGCATGCAGCCAACTGATCACATCCGTCTCACCGCCTTTGTCCACGGCCATGTCCAGGGAGTGGGGTTCCGGTGGTGGACCAGATCCCAGGCCCTGGAACTGGGCCTCGCAGGATCCGCCACCAACCTCGATGACGGCCGGGTGTGTGTTGTCGCGGAGGGGCCGGAGGACCGCTGCCGGGAGCTGCTGACCCGACTCGGGGAACAGCCCAGCCGCCATCGGCGGGTGGGGACAGTGAGCACCGTAATCGAACAGTGGAGCGAGCCGCGGGGGGTGGAGGGCTTCACCGAACGCTAG